The window ACCCAAGCCCGGCATCGCCTCTGTCACCACTCTCATTCCATTCGCCAGGCGATGGATCTGCACACTCATTTCAGCCGCTCCCGGATCAGGGTCTGAAGCGCGGACAGGTCGTTTGAAACCTCCGTCACACGCTCTTCCTTCGCAAAGAGGTCTGACATATGCGGCGGCAGGTCCGGGCGCAAGCCCGTGGCCTCTTCCACCGCATCAGGGAACTTCGCCGGATGGGCTGTGGCCAAGGTTATCATCGGCACGCTCGGATCCCGCAACGTCTCCGCAACATGGACGCCAACGGCTGAATGTGGGCACAGGATCTCGCCTGTCCGTTCGCGGACGGCACGGATTTCGGCCAGGGTTTCGTCCTCACCGCAGCGACCGCTGTCAAACTCCGCCCGCAGCCTGTCCAGCGCGCCCTGCGAAAGCTCGAATCCGCCATCCTTCAATTCATCCATCAGCGCCGCAACCGCCGCACCCTCGCGGTCGTATACGTCGAACAGCAAGCGCTCGAAATTCGAACTCACCTGAATATCCATTGAGGGAGATATCGAGGGAGCGACGCCTTCTTTGATATGCGCCCCCGTAGCCACAGTCCGGTGCAGAATATCATTCTGATTGGTCGCAATCACCAGCCTGTCGATCGGCAGCCCCATGCGCTTGGCCACGTAGCCAGCGAAGATGTCACCGAAATTCCCGGTTGGCACGGTGAAAGAAACCGGGCGATCCGGCGCTCCGATGGCGGTTGCGGACGTGAAGAAGTACACCACCTGCGCCAGCACCCGCGCCCAGTTGATCGAATTGACCCCGGCAAGACTGACTTCACTCCGGAAGGCATGATCGTTGAACATGTCTTTCAGGCGCGCCTGGCAATCGTCGAAATCTCCCGCCACCGCCAAGGCATGGACATTCGTCTCTGACGGTGTCGTCATCTGGCGGCGCTGCACCTCGGATACCCTGCCGTTGGGAAAGAGAATGAAGACATCGACGGCATCCAGGCCCTTGAAAGCCTCGATTGCGGCAGAGCCGGTATCACCCGAAGTCGCGCCGACGATGGTGACCCGTTTACCTTCCCGTTTCAGCGCCACTTCAAACATCTGGCCGATAAGCTGCATCGCCATGTCCTTGAACGCCAGCGTCGGCCCGTGAAACAATTCCAGCAGCCAATGGTTGGCATCAAGTTGCACCAGCGGAC of the Algicella marina genome contains:
- the thrC gene encoding threonine synthase, with product MKYVSTRGQAPALSFEEAMLSGLALDGGLYVPESWPTLSAEQIRAFRGMSYEDVAFAVMRPFVGDTFTDAEFQEIISRAYAPFAHVARCPLVQLDANHWLLELFHGPTLAFKDMAMQLIGQMFEVALKREGKRVTIVGATSGDTGSAAIEAFKGLDAVDVFILFPNGRVSEVQRRQMTTPSETNVHALAVAGDFDDCQARLKDMFNDHAFRSEVSLAGVNSINWARVLAQVVYFFTSATAIGAPDRPVSFTVPTGNFGDIFAGYVAKRMGLPIDRLVIATNQNDILHRTVATGAHIKEGVAPSISPSMDIQVSSNFERLLFDVYDREGAAVAALMDELKDGGFELSQGALDRLRAEFDSGRCGEDETLAEIRAVRERTGEILCPHSAVGVHVAETLRDPSVPMITLATAHPAKFPDAVEEATGLRPDLPPHMSDLFAKEERVTEVSNDLSALQTLIRERLK